A single window of Cellulomonas sp. NTE-D12 DNA harbors:
- a CDS encoding DedA family protein — MISSLVAGVSGGVSTGLTTGLSISPEPLLHTLGPWALVGIAVMIFIESGVLFPFLPGDSLILTAVLLRAQLGLSPWAIAGVALAAAVVGDQTGYGLGHRFGRRFFRDDARVLTTARLAEAERFFDRYGPVSLVLARFVPIVRTYVPLVAGTARLRYRRFVVWNVTGALLWVVGLTLVALLLGGIPFVAKNIDLLAIVVVVVSVLPLVATGLRRRGQNQDRELVDADREA, encoded by the coding sequence GTGATCTCGTCCCTGGTCGCAGGAGTGTCCGGAGGTGTGTCCACCGGGCTCACCACGGGCCTCTCGATCTCCCCCGAGCCCTTGCTGCACACCCTCGGCCCGTGGGCGCTGGTCGGCATCGCGGTGATGATCTTCATCGAGTCCGGGGTGCTGTTCCCGTTCCTCCCGGGCGACTCCCTGATCCTCACCGCGGTGCTGCTGCGCGCCCAGCTCGGGCTGTCACCGTGGGCGATCGCCGGCGTCGCGCTGGCCGCCGCGGTGGTCGGTGACCAGACCGGCTACGGGTTGGGCCACCGGTTCGGGCGTCGGTTCTTCCGCGACGACGCCCGCGTGCTGACCACCGCCCGGCTGGCGGAGGCCGAGCGGTTCTTCGACCGGTACGGCCCGGTGTCGCTGGTGCTGGCGCGGTTCGTGCCGATCGTGCGCACCTACGTGCCGCTGGTCGCGGGCACCGCCCGGCTGCGGTACCGGCGGTTCGTCGTCTGGAACGTCACCGGCGCGCTCCTCTGGGTGGTCGGCCTGACTCTCGTCGCCCTGCTGCTGGGCGGCATCCCGTTCGTCGCCAAGAACATCGACCTGCTCGCGATCGTCGTCGTGGTCGTCTCCGTCCTGCCCCTGGTGGCCACGGGTCTGCGCCGACGCGGCCAGAATCAGGACCGTGAGCTGGTGGACGCCGACCGGGAAGCGTGA
- a CDS encoding phosphatase PAP2 family protein, translating to MSGSTSNLPSVSTPPPAHRARDARDPVPEGRQAVPAATSRARSGPAQAVPAGAGLVVVLLVGLVVAPLRAWTTAELSVVQWLSAHHTPALDAVTGVIGTLASPPVGLGLLVVLCAAGARLVGVRRAVVLLGVAGLTLAGGIVLKVLVHRPRPDVALLASPPPVDTSFGYPSGHTTVAAVLVLTALALLGGRRSRLWAPVGVLLAVVVAASRVYLGAHYPLDVVAALVYAVSAFTLASVLVTTTPAQRALALVRLDTPAHEGDHA from the coding sequence GTGAGCGGCAGCACCAGCAACCTCCCGTCCGTCAGCACCCCACCGCCCGCACACCGGGCGCGGGATGCACGCGACCCGGTCCCCGAAGGCCGGCAGGCCGTCCCTGCTGCAACCTCCCGAGCCCGGTCCGGCCCCGCGCAGGCCGTGCCGGCCGGCGCCGGGCTGGTGGTCGTGCTGCTCGTAGGCCTCGTGGTCGCTCCGCTGCGCGCGTGGACCACGGCCGAGCTGAGCGTCGTCCAGTGGCTCTCCGCGCACCACACGCCGGCGCTCGACGCGGTCACCGGGGTCATCGGCACGCTGGCCTCGCCACCAGTCGGCCTGGGGCTGCTCGTCGTGCTGTGCGCGGCGGGCGCCCGCCTCGTCGGGGTGCGCCGGGCCGTGGTCCTGCTGGGCGTCGCCGGCCTGACGCTCGCCGGCGGGATCGTGCTCAAGGTGCTGGTGCACCGGCCGCGTCCGGACGTCGCCCTGCTCGCCTCGCCGCCGCCGGTGGACACGAGCTTCGGCTACCCCAGCGGGCACACGACGGTGGCGGCGGTGCTCGTGCTGACCGCCCTGGCGCTGCTCGGCGGCCGTCGCAGCCGCCTCTGGGCGCCGGTCGGGGTGCTGCTGGCGGTCGTCGTCGCGGCGTCCCGGGTCTACCTGGGCGCGCACTACCCGCTCGACGTCGTCGCGGCCCTCGTCTACGCGGTGTCCGCTTTCACGCTCGCATCCGTCCTGGTCACGACGACGCCGGCCCAGCGCGCGCTGGCGCTGGTGCGCCTCGACACCCCCGCCCACGAAGGAGACCACGCGTGA
- a CDS encoding HAMP domain-containing sensor histidine kinase, protein MSDRARLSADARRAMRTSVVSIGVAVAVTAAVLVAGVLTVTALYLWLESTPAERAEPPKPGDLTLSIDAGHVLLGLALVGGAAVVIAGVATLFIARRAVRPLEDAFDRQRRFVADASHELRTPLTVLHARIQLLGRRAGPESEAAPVVRELADDAQNLIRIVNDLLAASDEPGATPGPAPDEGTDVHAVVEDAVFTAQTSAGPARLAVVVDSAAEPLAVRIPTAALRECVLALLENAFRHSPAGGAVRVAVARTGRFVSVDVHDDGPTLSAAEADRLFDRFAHRPPPPTAPVPGAPHRAAPALGLFLVRETVARHGGTAAAMPATDPDGGTTIRILLPVA, encoded by the coding sequence GTGAGCGACCGCGCGCGCCTGTCCGCGGACGCCCGCCGGGCGATGCGCACCTCCGTGGTGTCCATCGGCGTGGCCGTCGCCGTCACCGCGGCCGTCCTGGTCGCGGGCGTGCTGACCGTCACCGCCCTGTACCTGTGGCTGGAGTCGACACCGGCGGAGCGTGCCGAGCCGCCCAAGCCAGGCGACCTGACGCTGTCCATCGACGCCGGCCACGTGCTGCTGGGCCTGGCGCTGGTCGGTGGCGCCGCGGTGGTGATCGCCGGCGTGGCCACGCTGTTCATCGCCCGCCGTGCCGTCCGGCCGCTGGAGGACGCCTTCGACCGGCAGCGCCGGTTCGTCGCCGACGCCAGCCACGAGCTGCGCACCCCGCTGACCGTGCTGCACGCACGGATCCAGCTGCTGGGGCGCCGCGCGGGCCCGGAGTCGGAGGCCGCACCGGTGGTCCGGGAGCTGGCCGACGATGCGCAGAACCTGATCCGCATCGTCAACGACCTGCTGGCCGCCTCCGACGAGCCCGGCGCGACGCCTGGCCCCGCGCCGGACGAAGGCACGGACGTGCACGCCGTGGTCGAGGACGCCGTCTTTACCGCCCAGACCTCTGCCGGTCCGGCACGGCTCGCCGTTGTGGTGGACTCGGCCGCAGAACCGCTCGCCGTCCGCATACCGACGGCCGCGCTCCGCGAGTGCGTCCTCGCCCTCCTCGAGAACGCCTTCCGTCACTCGCCTGCCGGCGGCGCGGTGCGGGTCGCCGTGGCGCGGACCGGTCGCTTCGTCTCGGTCGACGTGCACGACGACGGCCCCACCCTGAGCGCTGCAGAGGCGGACCGGCTGTTCGACCGCTTCGCCCACCGCCCTCCGCCGCCGACCGCCCCGGTGCCGGGAGCGCCTCACCGAGCTGCTCCGGCACTTGGCCTGTTCCTGGTACGCGAGACGGTCGCACGGCACGGCGGCACGGCCGCGGCGATGCCGGCCACCGACCCCGACGGCGGCACAACCATCCGCATCCTGCTGCCCGTGGCCTGA
- a CDS encoding excisionase family DNA-binding protein, protein MTALSTEHDLLTVTEAADRLRVTTRFIRGLIADGTLPALRLGRRSLRLRRDEVDKLLRPVRRWTDA, encoded by the coding sequence ATGACCGCCCTCAGCACCGAGCACGACCTGCTCACCGTCACCGAAGCCGCCGACCGGCTGCGCGTGACCACCCGATTCATCCGGGGCCTCATCGCCGACGGCACCCTGCCCGCCCTCCGACTCGGCCGACGCAGCCTGCGCCTGCGCCGCGACGAGGTCGACAAGCTGCTGCGGCCCGTACGGCGCTGGACTGACGCGTAG
- a CDS encoding metalloregulator ArsR/SmtB family transcription factor, with protein sequence MPWDVLGDASRRQIMSVLAQQPSAVGELADRLPISRPAVSQHLRVLKDAGVVVGEVKGTRRVYRVDAVALSAMKDQMDTFWQRTLAGFSEVAQESADSKQRKAKGLQE encoded by the coding sequence GTGCCGTGGGACGTTCTCGGTGACGCCTCGCGGCGGCAGATCATGTCCGTGCTGGCCCAACAGCCCAGTGCGGTGGGTGAGCTCGCCGATCGGCTGCCCATATCTCGGCCGGCGGTCTCGCAGCACCTTCGTGTGCTCAAAGACGCCGGCGTCGTCGTGGGCGAGGTGAAGGGCACCCGTCGGGTGTATCGAGTTGACGCGGTCGCGTTGAGCGCGATGAAGGACCAGATGGACACCTTCTGGCAGCGCACCCTGGCCGGGTTCTCCGAGGTCGCGCAGGAATCGGCCGACAGCAAGCAGCGCAAAGCGAAGGGACTTCAGGAATGA
- a CDS encoding hotdog fold thioesterase → MSDTASTAGTLLERMGIEVTRVTAERAEGRMPVAGNTQPFGLLHGGASAVLAETLASFAAQRHAGEGRTTVGIELNATHHRSAREGWVHAVATAVHLGRSLATYEVTVDDDGGRRLCTARVTCMLIDIRD, encoded by the coding sequence ATGTCCGACACCGCCTCGACCGCCGGAACCCTCCTCGAACGCATGGGCATCGAGGTGACCCGGGTGACCGCCGAGCGCGCCGAGGGACGCATGCCCGTCGCCGGCAACACCCAGCCGTTCGGGCTGCTGCACGGTGGCGCCTCCGCGGTGCTCGCCGAGACGCTCGCCTCGTTCGCCGCGCAGCGGCACGCCGGGGAAGGCCGCACGACCGTGGGGATCGAGCTGAACGCCACGCACCATCGCTCGGCCCGTGAGGGCTGGGTGCACGCGGTGGCGACCGCCGTCCACCTGGGTCGGTCGCTGGCGACCTACGAGGTGACGGTGGACGACGACGGCGGACGACGGCTCTGCACCGCCCGGGTGACCTGCATGCTGATCGACATCCGCGACTGA
- the mobF gene encoding MobF family relaxase, with translation MLSIHKMVGAEGFRYLTRHVAVHDGAAPAGQSPTAYYAATGNPPGRWVGRGVEALGGAGLRVRVGDRVHERALEAIFRDGRDPLTAEPIGRRLKVAGYDLTFTAPKSASVLWALGDEPTRAAVAAAHEAAIGQALGFVEASVLRTRVGHDGAHQLKARGLIGAAFDHWDSRAGDPNLHTHVVVANRVQGVDGAWRSIDGATVHQAAVAVSELYDALVTDETARRLPVSWSWRDRGESHNPALELDGLPDGLLAEFSTRSRTIAAGLESWSDTFRSRTGRAPSRVETTQARERLTRATRPAKVVRSLRELLAEWANRARALTGLEPVDLAAAALSGAYGRALHAHDVGPHVRADLVAGALLDASTRRSVWSTWNLAASVLRASEHLPMASPADRFALTDQLLAQAVEGCIRLDAPVPDRPVRRGEEKYTTAELLGAEWLLLDAATPTGTRRLRVPLDPQVAAFVAGLGPDQAGAVTAVAESLAGLDVLVGPAGSGKTTTLGTLAAIWPEHRLGQVIALAPSATAAHVLGTAIGVRAETTAKWLHESVGSGAVARAHALRTAGYAGEAPLTVRARVDQLTGEQERWRLHRNDLLIVDEASLADTRTLAHLTGQAAAAGAKILLVGDPLQRGAIDAGGAFAMLANRGPTAQLASLRRFTHPWEARAVLALRHGSTIAIDDYARHKRIQVGSHDDLLDRVADATATALTSGEQVIAQTVDTATAVELNARIHARLRTEGLVGDISVTLADGLPAGAGDQVVTRRNDRHLTYGDHRWVRNGTLWHVTATHPDGSLDVTDTEGAPTRLPAGYVAAHVELGYATTTARSQGLTVDLTHNLVAPGTAREDLYVAMSRGRHANHLYLATTTPGAECLPGEQLPSPQEVLTQILATTRLETSATDTWDQHHPDRPLHVPLPVPARPSTTPPVPVLPEPPVLTR, from the coding sequence GTGTTGTCGATCCACAAGATGGTCGGGGCCGAGGGGTTCCGGTACCTGACCCGGCATGTGGCGGTCCACGACGGCGCCGCGCCGGCGGGCCAGTCGCCAACTGCCTACTACGCAGCGACGGGCAACCCACCCGGCCGGTGGGTCGGCCGCGGCGTGGAGGCGCTGGGAGGTGCCGGGCTGCGCGTGCGTGTGGGGGACCGGGTGCACGAGCGGGCGCTGGAGGCGATCTTCCGGGACGGCCGAGATCCACTCACTGCCGAGCCGATCGGACGGCGGTTGAAGGTGGCGGGCTACGACCTGACGTTCACGGCGCCGAAGTCGGCGTCGGTGCTGTGGGCGTTGGGCGACGAGCCGACGCGCGCGGCGGTCGCGGCTGCGCACGAGGCGGCGATAGGCCAGGCCTTGGGGTTCGTCGAGGCGTCGGTGCTGCGGACTCGGGTCGGGCACGACGGAGCCCACCAGCTGAAGGCCCGGGGCCTGATCGGTGCGGCGTTCGATCACTGGGATTCGCGGGCGGGGGATCCGAACCTGCACACGCATGTCGTGGTGGCCAACCGGGTACAAGGCGTCGACGGTGCGTGGCGCTCGATCGACGGGGCGACCGTGCACCAGGCGGCCGTGGCGGTCTCGGAGCTGTATGACGCGTTGGTCACCGACGAGACCGCCCGCCGGCTGCCGGTCTCGTGGTCCTGGCGGGACCGCGGCGAGTCCCACAACCCCGCCCTCGAACTGGACGGACTGCCCGACGGTCTGCTGGCGGAGTTCTCCACGCGGTCGCGGACCATCGCCGCCGGGCTGGAGTCTTGGTCGGACACGTTCCGGTCCCGAACCGGTCGAGCCCCATCGCGAGTGGAAACGACCCAAGCGCGTGAACGGCTGACCCGGGCGACCCGGCCGGCCAAGGTCGTCCGCTCGTTGCGGGAGCTGCTGGCCGAGTGGGCGAACCGGGCCCGCGCGTTGACCGGTCTCGAACCGGTGGACCTGGCCGCGGCCGCGCTGTCCGGGGCGTACGGCCGGGCGTTGCACGCCCACGACGTAGGCCCGCACGTCCGCGCCGACTTGGTCGCCGGGGCGTTGCTCGACGCGTCCACGCGTCGGTCGGTGTGGTCGACGTGGAACCTGGCAGCCAGCGTCCTGCGGGCGTCGGAGCACCTGCCGATGGCCTCCCCGGCCGACCGGTTCGCGCTCACAGATCAGCTGCTGGCCCAGGCGGTCGAGGGGTGCATCCGTCTGGATGCGCCGGTCCCGGACCGGCCCGTCCGGCGCGGGGAGGAGAAGTACACCACCGCCGAGCTGCTCGGGGCCGAGTGGCTCCTGCTGGACGCCGCCACCCCGACCGGCACCCGCCGCCTGCGCGTGCCGCTGGACCCGCAGGTGGCCGCGTTCGTCGCCGGGCTGGGTCCAGATCAGGCCGGCGCGGTCACGGCAGTCGCCGAGTCGCTGGCCGGCCTGGACGTCCTGGTCGGCCCGGCCGGGTCCGGGAAGACCACCACCTTGGGCACCTTGGCGGCGATCTGGCCGGAGCACCGGCTCGGACAAGTGATCGCCCTGGCCCCGTCGGCGACCGCGGCACACGTACTTGGCACGGCGATCGGAGTCCGGGCCGAGACGACGGCCAAGTGGCTGCACGAGTCCGTCGGTTCCGGCGCGGTCGCCCGCGCCCACGCCCTGCGCACCGCCGGATACGCCGGAGAAGCGCCGCTGACCGTTCGGGCCCGGGTCGACCAGCTGACCGGGGAGCAGGAGCGCTGGCGGCTGCACCGCAACGACCTGCTCATCGTGGACGAGGCATCCTTGGCCGACACCCGCACCCTGGCCCACCTGACCGGTCAGGCCGCCGCTGCCGGGGCCAAGATCCTGCTCGTCGGCGACCCCCTGCAGCGCGGGGCGATCGACGCCGGTGGGGCGTTCGCGATGCTCGCCAACCGCGGCCCCACCGCCCAGCTGGCCTCCCTGCGCCGGTTCACCCACCCCTGGGAAGCCCGCGCCGTCCTGGCCCTACGGCACGGGTCGACCATCGCGATCGACGACTATGCCCGACACAAGCGCATCCAGGTCGGCAGCCACGACGACCTGCTCGACCGGGTCGCCGACGCCACCGCCACCGCCCTCACCAGCGGTGAGCAGGTCATCGCGCAGACCGTCGACACGGCCACAGCCGTCGAGCTGAACGCGCGGATCCACGCCCGTCTTCGTACCGAGGGACTTGTCGGTGACATCTCGGTGACACTCGCCGACGGACTGCCCGCCGGGGCGGGGGATCAGGTGGTGACCCGCCGCAACGACCGGCACCTGACCTACGGGGATCACCGGTGGGTTCGCAACGGCACCCTCTGGCACGTCACCGCCACCCACCCGGACGGGTCGCTGGATGTCACCGACACGGAGGGCGCCCCCACCCGCCTGCCCGCCGGGTACGTGGCCGCACACGTCGAGCTCGGCTACGCGACCACCACCGCCCGCTCCCAAGGCCTCACCGTCGATCTCACGCACAACCTCGTCGCACCCGGGACCGCCCGCGAAGACCTGTACGTGGCGATGAGCCGCGGCCGGCACGCCAACCACCTCTACCTGGCCACCACGACCCCAGGAGCCGAGTGCCTGCCGGGGGAGCAGCTGCCCAGCCCACAAGAGGTGCTCACCCAGATCCTGGCCACCACCCGGCTGGAGACCTCGGCCACCGACACCTGGGACCAGCACCACCCCGACCGGCCCCTGCACGTCCCGCTGCCCGTCCCGGCGAGACCGTCCACGACCCCACCCGTACCGGTCCTGCCCGAACCGCCCGTCCTGACCCGCTAA
- a CDS encoding EAL domain-containing protein, with translation MLAVVVLAAAWVVAPTALSRDVLYELIGLVAVAGVVLGTVVRAPRSRVAWLLTAAGVLLLVGGDAMYSWYQDVLGVNPFPSPADAVYLSAYPVLAGALMVLVRSRGAGRDLVGILDAAVVTLSLGLVAWIVVGAPIVAEQGVTPSSLLSMAYPAADVMLLGVTARLTFGRGHRPLAYRLLVASIVLLTVADGAYTLLGSTAAASSRWLDATWLTSYVLAGAAALHPTMVDLSEPAIQERRITGRRLAGLTLAILVAPTAELLELLNGTGRNLWAVLIFSTALMAVVLSRLQLALHQAQRAVRQREQLHDRLVHQSAHDSLTKATSRAHFLDAIENRLRALDAAENPVGLLYLDLDHFKQVNDTFGHAVGDQVLQRVVDRIRHVVRADDLVGRVGGDEFVVLVHDANSEGLLVDIATRLLKAIERRMQVGEHSLWLSASIGVARSQPGMDEPDELIRNADAAAYQAKSEGRARVQVFGEQLREELRERADAEDAIRRGMAAGEFLLYYQPLVELSTGTVVGYEALARWQRPGHGLVQPCDFIPVAERSSLICDIGRWALTTAAAQAAAWDHDSRPHTQMSVNISGRHLASSVIVDDVLDACGAAGIAPERLVLEVTETVPLDAPVMRAQLIALRRLGVEIHIDDFGTGYTSIGQMRNLPASALKIDRSLIALDDPGARELVALAVHAAHAAGLKVVGEGVETQAELSALQDVGCDLVQGFHLARPAPAEQIVPPSPASDLVTQ, from the coding sequence GTGCTGGCAGTGGTCGTGCTGGCGGCGGCGTGGGTCGTCGCCCCGACCGCGCTGTCCCGCGACGTGCTCTATGAGCTGATCGGCTTGGTCGCGGTCGCGGGAGTCGTGCTGGGCACAGTCGTGCGGGCGCCCCGTTCGCGGGTGGCGTGGTTGCTGACGGCAGCGGGAGTCCTGCTGCTCGTCGGCGGAGACGCGATGTACTCCTGGTACCAGGACGTCCTCGGGGTGAACCCGTTTCCCTCTCCGGCCGACGCGGTGTACCTGTCCGCCTACCCGGTGCTCGCGGGCGCGCTCATGGTTCTCGTGCGCTCCCGCGGCGCGGGGCGCGACCTGGTCGGGATCCTGGACGCAGCTGTCGTGACTCTCAGCCTGGGCTTGGTGGCGTGGATCGTGGTGGGCGCTCCGATCGTCGCCGAGCAGGGTGTGACACCGTCGAGCCTGCTGTCGATGGCGTACCCCGCTGCGGACGTGATGCTGCTCGGTGTAACCGCTCGCCTCACGTTCGGTCGTGGTCACCGGCCTCTGGCCTACCGGCTGCTGGTCGCGTCCATCGTGTTGCTCACCGTGGCGGATGGCGCTTACACGCTGCTGGGCAGCACGGCGGCGGCGTCGTCGCGGTGGCTGGACGCGACGTGGTTGACTTCGTACGTCCTCGCTGGTGCCGCCGCCTTGCATCCGACGATGGTGGATCTGTCCGAGCCGGCGATTCAGGAGCGCCGTATCACCGGGCGCCGGCTGGCGGGTCTCACCTTGGCCATCCTGGTCGCCCCGACAGCCGAACTGCTGGAGCTGCTCAACGGCACGGGTCGGAATCTGTGGGCCGTCCTGATCTTCTCGACCGCGCTCATGGCCGTGGTGCTCAGCCGGTTGCAGCTGGCCCTGCACCAGGCCCAGCGCGCAGTCCGGCAGCGCGAACAGCTGCACGACCGCCTGGTGCACCAGTCGGCCCACGACTCGTTGACCAAGGCCACCAGCAGGGCGCACTTCTTGGACGCCATCGAGAACCGGTTGCGCGCGCTGGACGCGGCCGAGAACCCGGTCGGCCTGCTCTACCTCGACCTGGACCACTTCAAGCAGGTCAACGACACCTTCGGGCACGCCGTCGGAGACCAGGTCCTGCAACGGGTGGTGGACCGCATCCGACACGTCGTACGCGCCGACGATCTGGTCGGTCGGGTCGGCGGCGACGAGTTCGTCGTCCTCGTGCACGACGCCAACTCCGAAGGCCTTCTCGTGGACATCGCCACACGGCTGCTGAAGGCCATCGAGCGGCGCATGCAGGTCGGGGAGCACTCGCTGTGGCTGTCCGCCTCGATCGGCGTGGCTCGTTCGCAGCCCGGCATGGACGAGCCCGACGAGCTGATCCGCAACGCCGACGCCGCCGCATACCAAGCCAAGTCCGAAGGTCGCGCACGCGTGCAGGTCTTCGGTGAGCAGCTTCGCGAGGAGCTGCGCGAGCGGGCTGACGCCGAGGACGCCATCCGACGCGGGATGGCCGCCGGGGAGTTCCTCTTGTACTACCAACCACTGGTGGAGCTGAGCACCGGGACGGTCGTCGGCTATGAAGCGCTCGCCCGCTGGCAACGTCCCGGGCACGGGCTGGTGCAGCCTTGCGACTTCATCCCCGTGGCCGAACGTAGCTCGCTGATCTGCGACATCGGACGCTGGGCCTTGACGACCGCCGCCGCGCAGGCTGCCGCCTGGGATCACGACAGCCGACCGCACACGCAGATGTCCGTCAACATCTCTGGTCGACACCTGGCTTCCAGCGTCATCGTCGACGACGTCCTGGACGCGTGCGGGGCGGCGGGCATCGCCCCCGAACGGCTGGTTCTGGAGGTCACCGAGACCGTGCCGCTGGATGCACCAGTGATGCGGGCGCAGCTGATCGCGCTGCGGCGACTAGGTGTCGAGATCCACATCGACGACTTCGGCACCGGCTACACCTCCATCGGGCAGATGCGCAACCTGCCCGCGTCAGCCCTCAAGATCGACCGTAGCCTGATCGCGCTCGACGACCCCGGAGCTCGCGAGCTGGTCGCCCTTGCTGTGCACGCCGCACACGCAGCCGGGCTGAAAGTCGTGGGCGAAGGCGTGGAGACCCAAGCGGAGCTCAGCGCACTGCAGGACGTGGGCTGCGACCTGGTCCAGGGCTTCCACCTCGCCAGACCGGCGCCGGCCGAGCAGATCGTCCCGCCCTCCCCTGCCTCCGACCTGGTGACGCAGTAG
- a CDS encoding GNAT family N-acetyltransferase codes for MRPGVLTRTARVEDVTELVSLCLEARAELMVGAQLCTDDPVRLREQLLMLLNAPGGVIVVATLDERVDGLLLARIVGPGPFTDAVVLTLESLYVRPSARRRGLGHALLLAAVDIADQAGALEVFASPLPGARGMHRFLAQAGFAPAAAHRVVTTAALARRLTQDPVTSAGAGRRPSRHGLEDLIARRRQARAREEDPLAPVAATGTHGARQSRMSISMQVTRAVQSRRPPSSSTVTS; via the coding sequence GTGCGTCCAGGTGTCCTGACCAGAACAGCCCGCGTCGAGGACGTCACCGAGCTCGTCAGCCTGTGCCTGGAGGCGCGGGCGGAGCTCATGGTCGGCGCGCAGCTCTGCACGGATGACCCGGTACGGCTGCGCGAGCAGCTGTTGATGCTGCTCAACGCCCCGGGCGGCGTCATCGTCGTCGCGACGCTCGACGAGAGGGTCGACGGCCTCCTGCTGGCGCGCATCGTCGGCCCTGGACCGTTCACCGACGCCGTCGTCCTCACCCTCGAGTCGCTGTACGTGCGCCCGAGCGCTCGTCGTCGCGGACTGGGCCACGCGCTGCTGCTGGCTGCGGTCGACATCGCCGACCAGGCCGGCGCGCTCGAGGTGTTCGCGTCCCCGCTGCCGGGAGCCCGCGGCATGCACAGGTTCCTCGCGCAGGCGGGTTTCGCCCCGGCCGCCGCCCATCGCGTCGTCACGACGGCCGCTCTCGCGCGGCGCCTGACCCAGGACCCGGTCACGTCGGCCGGCGCCGGACGGCGACCCTCACGGCACGGTCTCGAGGACCTGATCGCCCGTCGCCGCCAGGCCCGTGCGCGGGAGGAGGACCCGCTCGCCCCCGTGGCGGCGACCGGCACCCACGGCGCCCGTCAGTCGCGGATGTCGATCAGCATGCAGGTCACCCGGGCGGTGCAGAGCCGTCGTCCGCCGTCGTCGTCCACCGTCACCTCGTAG
- a CDS encoding response regulator, which yields MTTPTRTEAERPAPAARPARRAVVAEDEALIRMDVVETLRDAGFEVVGEAGNGEEAFALATELKPDVVVMDVKMPVLDGISAAEKIGKAHLAPVVLLTAFSQTDLVERARDAGAMAYVVKPFSPADLLPAVEIAISRYAQITALESEVADLAERFETRKRVDRAKGLLMTKMGLTEPESFRWIQKTSMDRRLTMREVADAVIEQVGGGSAS from the coding sequence CTGACCACCCCGACCCGCACCGAGGCCGAGCGCCCGGCGCCCGCGGCCCGGCCCGCGCGGCGTGCGGTGGTCGCCGAGGACGAGGCGTTGATCCGCATGGACGTCGTCGAGACGCTGCGGGACGCCGGTTTCGAGGTCGTCGGCGAGGCGGGGAACGGCGAGGAGGCCTTCGCGCTCGCCACGGAGCTCAAGCCGGACGTCGTCGTGATGGACGTGAAGATGCCCGTCCTCGACGGCATCTCCGCCGCCGAGAAGATCGGCAAGGCGCACCTCGCGCCGGTGGTGCTGCTGACGGCGTTCTCCCAGACCGACCTGGTCGAGCGGGCGCGCGACGCGGGGGCGATGGCATACGTCGTCAAGCCGTTCAGCCCGGCGGACCTGCTGCCCGCGGTCGAGATCGCGATCTCCCGCTACGCGCAGATCACGGCGCTCGAGTCGGAGGTCGCGGACCTTGCGGAGCGGTTCGAGACCCGCAAGCGGGTGGACCGTGCCAAGGGTCTGCTGATGACCAAGATGGGCCTGACGGAGCCGGAGTCGTTCCGCTGGATCCAGAAGACGTCGATGGACCGGCGGCTGACGATGCGCGAGGTCGCCGACGCCGTCATCGAGCAGGTCGGCGGGGGCAGCGCCTCCTGA
- a CDS encoding response regulator transcription factor has protein sequence MTVPTRRLSLLLLEDDPRLAPVVAELLSDVYDVTLVGDGGLALERALTGEFDLLVLDRRVPTLDGLEVVRRLRARHVATPALLLTALGTTADAVAGLDAGADDYVVKPFELDELLARLRALTRDHAGPQQQLGAWTYRPGSGEIHSPYEGRILLTVREDALLAMLAAEPDRVFSRTQILTAVFPHGEAEGTVDAYVHYLRRKTDRDLIETVRGRGYRLGHP, from the coding sequence ATGACGGTGCCCACCCGCCGCCTGTCCCTGCTGCTCCTCGAGGACGATCCGCGCCTCGCCCCCGTCGTCGCCGAGCTGCTGTCGGACGTGTACGACGTGACGCTCGTCGGCGACGGCGGCCTCGCGCTGGAACGAGCGTTGACCGGTGAGTTCGACCTGCTGGTGCTCGACCGCCGCGTCCCCACCCTCGACGGCCTCGAGGTGGTGCGCCGGCTGCGCGCCCGCCATGTCGCCACCCCGGCGCTGCTGCTCACGGCCCTGGGCACCACGGCGGACGCGGTCGCCGGCCTGGACGCGGGGGCCGACGACTACGTCGTCAAGCCGTTCGAGCTCGACGAGCTGCTCGCCCGCCTCCGCGCGCTCACCCGCGACCACGCCGGCCCGCAGCAGCAGCTCGGCGCGTGGACCTACCGCCCCGGCTCCGGTGAGATCCACTCGCCCTACGAGGGCCGGATCCTGCTGACCGTCCGCGAGGACGCCCTCCTCGCGATGCTGGCCGCCGAGCCGGACCGGGTGTTCAGCCGCACCCAGATCCTCACGGCGGTGTTCCCGCACGGCGAGGCGGAGGGCACCGTCGACGCCTACGTGCACTACCTGCGGCGCAAGACGGACCGGGACCTCATCGAGACCGTGCGCGGCCGGGGCTACCGGCTGGGTCACCCGTGA